One Rosa chinensis cultivar Old Blush chromosome 5, RchiOBHm-V2, whole genome shotgun sequence genomic region harbors:
- the LOC112167022 gene encoding ankyrin repeat-containing protein At5g02620 isoform X1 gives MSIPQTQHVSPAATGDSATGIGNQSADITIDMSADSAQPNRPLSYLLVHTMREEYLKTCVSLYKHALKGDWEAAERILRKDTILLRASISRGYETVLHVAAGTSHIHFVEKLVSMMEVEDLALQDINGNTALCIAAAAGSLDIVKILIQKNKSLLTIRGGKNMAPAYMAAVLGQSEMACYLLEKTESKMMLERTDRENLFFSCINNCLYDLAFQLLDADKSLAKARTSSQKNKTALHILARRPSALGGSQSPPMWTRLINAFLPSLKFECKRKLREANGAIQLVQHLWEEILRDEHDDVMRFIKYPSNLLFDAAELGNYEFLAMLMSSYPELVWETDEKNRTIIHVAVLHRHTSIFNLVHEIGSIKDVIVTYEDDQGNNIVHMAAKLAPQNQLNLVSGVAFQMHRELVWFEEVKKIVQPQFIEMENDEGKTPQELFTEEHTVLMREGEKWMKDTATSCMLIATIIATVVFSAAFSIPGGTDDHTGKPNLLKQKTFLDFTIADELALFSSSTAMLLFLFILTSRYAENDFLKSLPLKLMAGLTCLFISIASMMMAFSTAFYLSCQYESKWVSNFTFLFAFVPIALFAFMKFPLVSDMSSSIFCSSLLFQPWKHMLY, from the exons GAGAAGAATACCTTAAGACATGTGTTTCCCTCTATAAGCATGCACTAAAAGGGGATTGGGAAGCGGCGGAACGAATCTTGAGAAAGGATACTATACTTCTGAGAGCAAGCATATCTAGAGGATATGAAACAGTCCTTCACGTTGCAGCAGGAACAAGCCATATTCACTTTGTGGAGAAACTGGTCAGCATGATGGAAGTAGAAGACTTGGCACTGCAGGACATAAATGGAAACACTGCCCTGTGCATTGCTGCTGCGGCTGGATCTCTAGACATTGTCAAGATTTTGATACAAAAGAACAAGTCTTTGCTAACAATTAGAGGCGGTAAAAATATGGCACCAGCTTATATGGCTGCTGTGTTAGGACAGTCCGAAATGGCATGTTACCTGTTGGAGAAAACCGAAAGTAAAATGATGTTGGAGAGAACCGACCGAGAAAACTTGTTCTTTTCTTGCATCAACAATTGTTTGTACG ATTTGGCCTTTCAGTTGCTAGATGCTGATAAATCATTAGCGAAGGCACGTACTAGTTcacagaaaaataaaacagcCTTGCATATCCTGGCTCGAAGACCTTCAGCATTGGGCGGCAGCCAAAGTCCACCAATGTGGACTAGACTCATTAATGCAT TCCTCCCAAGTTTGAAGTTCGAATGCAAAAGAAAGTTGAGAGAAGCGAATGGAGCCATTCAACTAGTCCAGCACCTCTGGGAAGAAATCTTGAGAGATGAGCATGATGACGTGATGAGGTTTATCAAATATCCttcaaatttattatttgaCGCAGCGGAATTAGGGAATTATGAGTTTTTGGCAATGCTTATGAGCTCTTACCCCGAGTTAGTATGGGAAACTGATGAAAAAAATCGGACCATAATCCATGTCGCAGTTCTGCATCGTCACACAAGTATCTTCAATCTAGTGCATGAAATAGGCTCAATCAAAGATGTCATTGTGAcatatgaagatgatcaaggtAACAACATTGTGCATATGGCTGCAAAATTAGCACCTCAAAATCAATTGAATCTCGTGTCAGGCGTAGCATTTCAAATGCATCGAGAGTTGGTATGGTTTGAG GAAGTCAAAAAGATTGTCCAACCTCAATTCATCGAGATGGAAAATGATGAAGGAAAGACACCTCAAGAATTATTTACTGAAGAGCATACAGTGTTAATGCGTGAAGGAGAAAAATGGATGAAGGACACTGCAACTTCATGCATGCTCATTGCGACTATTATCGCAACCGTTGTATTTTCAGCTGCATTTAGCATACCGGGTGGCACAGATGATCATACTGGAAAACCAAACCTTTTGAAACAGAAAACTTTTCTAGACTTTACCATAGCTGACGAATTAGCACTCTTTTCCTCTTCAACTGCAATGTTGCTGTTCTTGTTCATCCTTACCTCGCGGTATGCAGAAAATGATTTCCTCAAGTCCTTACCCTTGAAGTTGATGGCAGGACTCACTTGCCTCTTCATATCTATAGCATCGATGATGATGGCATTCAGCACCGCCTTCTATCTATCTTGTCAATACGAATCAAAATGGGTTTcaaattttacatttttatttgcGTTTGTCCCAATTGCTTTGTTTGCGTTTATGAAATTCCCTCTTGTGTCTGACATGTCCTCTTCTATATTTTGCTCAAGTCTACTATTTCAGCCGTGGAAACACATGCTCTACTAG